From one Meles meles chromosome 18, mMelMel3.1 paternal haplotype, whole genome shotgun sequence genomic stretch:
- the ACADVL gene encoding very long-chain specific acyl-CoA dehydrogenase, mitochondrial translates to MQATRMAPSVGRLLRRLGAGSSRPSALLGQPPPGTAHRPYASGAAQAVLEKSDSLSPEASTRENQAKAESKSFAVGMFKGQLTTDQVFPYPSVLNEDQTQFLKELVGPVSRFFEEVNDAAKNDMMETVEETTMQGLKELGAFGLQVPSELGGVGLCNTQYARLVEIVGTHDLGVGITLGAHQSIGFKGILLFGTKAQKEKYLPKLASGETIAAFCLTEPSSGSDAASIRTSAVPSPCGKYYTLNGSKIWISNGGLADVFTVFAKTPVTDAATGAVKEKITAFVVERAFGGVTHGPPEKKMGIKASNTAEVYFDGVRVPAENVLGEVGGGFKVAMHILNNGRFGMAAALAGTMRGIIAKAVDHATNRTQFGEKIHNFGLIQEKLARMAMLQYVTESMAYMVSANMDQGATDFQIEAAISKIFGSEAAWKVTDECIQIMGGMGFMKEPGVERVLRDLRIFRIFEGTNDILRLFVALQGCMDKGKELSGLGNALKNPFGNAGLLLGEAGKQLRRRVGLGSGLSLSGLVHPELNRSGELTVQALEQFASVVEAKLIKHKKGIVNEQLVLQRLADSAIDLYAMVVVLSRASRSLSKGHPTAQHEKMLCDSWCIEAAARVRESMSALQSDPQQQELFRNFKSISKALVERGGMVTSNPLGF, encoded by the exons ATGCAGGCGACTCGGATGGCCCCGAGCGTGGGGCGGCTGCTGCGGAGGCTGGGGGCCGGAAG CTCGCGGCCCAGTGCGCTCCTGGGGCAGCCCCCGCCCGGAACGGCCCACCGACCCTACGCCAGTGGGGCCGCTCAG GCGGTTCTGGAGAAGTCAGATTCCCTCTCCCCCGAGGCCTCGACCAGGGAGAACCAGGCCAAGGCG GAATCGAAGTCCTTCGCTGTGGGGATGTTCAAGGGACAGCTCACCACCGACCAGGTGTTCCCCTACCCGTCTG TGCTCAACGAGGACCAGACACAGTTTCTCAAAGAGCTGGTGGGGCCTGTGTCCCGTTTCTTTGAG GAGGTGAACGACGCTGCCAAGAATGACATGATGGAGACAGTGGAGGAGACCACCATGCAGGGCCTCAAGGAGCTGGGGGCCTTTGGTCTGCAAGTGCCCAGCGAGCTGGGTGGCGTGGGCCTTTGCAACACCCAG TACGCCCGCTTGGTGGAGATCGTTGGCACGCACGACCTTGGCGTGGGCATCACCCTGGGGGCCCATCAGAGCATCGGCTTCAAAGGCATCCTGCTCTTTGGCACAAAGGCCCAGAAAGAAAAGTACCTCCCCAAACTGGCATCTG GAGAGACCATTGCGGCTTTCTGTCTAACCGAGCCCTCCAGTGGGTCTGACGCGGCTTCCATCCGAACTTCCGCTGTGCCCAGCCCCTGCGGAAAATATTATACCCTCAACGGAAGCAAGATTTGGATCAG TAACGGGGGCCTGGCAGATGTGTTCACGGTCTTTGCCAAGACCCCAGTCACAGACGCGGCCACAGGGGCCGTGAAGGAGAAGATCACGGCGTTTGTGGTGGAGCGGGCCTTCGGAGGCGTCACCCA TGGGCCCCCCGAGAAGAAGATGGGCATCAAGGCCTCGAACACGGCAGAGGTGTACTTTGACGGAGTACGGGTGCCGGCAGAGAACGTGCTGGGCGAGGTGGGGGGCGGCTTCAAGGTCGCCATGCACATCCTCAACAACGGAAGGTTCGGCATGGCCGCAGCCCTCGCAGGCACCATGAGGGGCATCATTGCTAAGGCG GTGGACCATGCTACGAATCGTACCCAGTTTGGGGAGAAGATTCACAACTTTGGGCTGATCCAGGAAAAGCTGGCCCGGATGGCTATGCTGCAGTATGTGACTGAG TCCATGGCTTACATGGTGAGCGCCAACATGGACCAGGGAGCCACGGATTTCCAGATCGAGGCGGCCATCAGTAAAATCTTCGGCTCG GAGGCGGCCTGGAAGGTGACTGACGAGTGCATCCAGATCATGGGCGGCATGGGCTTCATGAAG GAACCTGGGGTGGAGCGCGTTCTCCGCGATCTGCGCATTTTCCGGATCTTCGAGGGGACTAACGACATTCTCCGGCTGTTTGTGGCTCTGCAGGGCTGTATG GACAAAGGGAAGGAACTTTCTGGACTTGGCAACGCTCTAAAGAACCCCTTTGGGAACGCGGGCCTCCTGCTCGGAGAGGCGGGCAAACAGCTGAGGAG GCGGGTGGGGCTGGGCAGTGGCCTGAGCCTCAGTGGCCTCGTCCACCCGGAGCTGAATCGGAGCGGAGAGCTG ACAGTGCAGGCCCTGGAGCAGTTCGCCAGTGTGGTGGAGGCCAAGCTGATAAAACACAAGAAGGGGATAGTCA ACGAACAGCTGGTCCTGCAGCGCCTGGCAGACAGCGCCATCGACCTCTACGCCATGGTGGTAGTCCTGTCCAG GGCCTCAAGATCCCTAAGCAAGGGCCACCCTACAGCCCAGCATGAGAAGATGCTCTGTGACAGCTGGTGCATCGAG GCGGCAGCCCGCGTGCGGGAGAGCATGAGCGCCCTGCAGTCTGACCCACAGCAGCAGGAGCTCTTCCGAAACTTCAAGAGCATCTCCAAGGCCTTGGTGGAGCGAGGCGGCATGGTCACCAGCAACCCCCTCGGCTTCTGA